From Pleurocapsa sp. PCC 7319:
CTAAGTTGAATTCGACATAACGTCCGCGACGATATAGCTGGAAGTTACGCTGCTGTTCTCCATACTCAATATCCTTGCGTCGTTCAATAATCGGCAAGTAAGCCGGTAAAAAAGTTTTACCGCAATCTTGAATAAACCCAAACAAATCTGACCAATTACGATGTTCAATCTCCCCTAGCTGCTTGCTATATTCTGCTGCTGCTTTATTCGGGTGAGGACCTTTATATAATTCTCCTGTACCATCTTGATAATCGAAGAATAAGCCTCCCACTCCTCTAGTTTCCTCACGATGCTTGAGATAGAAATATTCATCGCACCAACGCTTAAATACAGGATGGTATTCCGGATTATGGCGATCGCATGCAGCTTTAAAACTACGATGAAAATGAGCTGCATCTTCGGCGAAAGGATAGTAAGGAGTTAAATCTGCACCACCGCCAAACCACCAAACGGGACCAGCCTCAAAATAACGATAATTGAGATGAACTGTTGGAATATAAGGGCTATAGGGATGCAACACCATCGAAGTTCCCGTAGCATAAAAACCATGTCCCTCTGCTTCGGGACGTTGTTTAAGGATAGAGGGAGGTAAATGACTGCCCCAAACTTCCGAGAAATTGACTCCGCCTTGTTCTAAAATCCCTCCATCTGATAGAACGCGAGAACGTCCGCCACCGCCTTCTTCTCTTTCCCAACTGTCTTCCCTAAACTTGCCACCTCCATCAACTTGTTCTAAGCCAGCGCAAATTTCATCCTGTAGCTGTTTCATGAACTGACTCACTCTTTCTTTAGAGTCAGCAGGAGGGGTTGAAGGTTGAGATTTCTTGGTTGAGTTAGTATCTATAGCGGTCATTAGGTGATAAAAAAATAAAATTAAAACTGCTTCACTCAGACTATCTTGATTAGGTGTTATCACACCACTACTGAGACAAGGTAACGATAATATCTTTATGAATTTGCAAAGTTTCTTAATGAATATTTGGATTTAGAGAATATTTGGATTTAGAAATTGAAAATCAAGGGTAACGATCAAAATTAACTCAAGATCACAATCTTTTGGTAATTAGATTGCCTGCTACCACAATAAAACACTTTTAAAATACAAGACAACTACTTTTAATAGCTGAGTATTTTAAAAATCTAAATTCATGATCACCGCAAAAATGAAAGCCAAGTCACTACTAGGAATAGCTTTATTAACTGGTATGACTAATATAGGTTGGCAATCTACTGCTAGAGCAGAACAAAAAAATATTTCCGAACTCTTGGTTCAGACTGCCAACATGATGAATAAAAACTTACCGATGATGATCGATCAAGATACTCAGTGGGATTCTTCTTTTGCCGGACCAGGAAAAATGTTGAGTTATAACTATACTCTGATTAACTATTCTGCGACTCAAATTGACGGCACAGAATTTGCTAGAAATATTCGTACACCTTTAGCTAACACCATTTGTACCAATCCCGCTACACAAATTTTTCCTCAAGAGGGAGTACTGCTGAATTTTAATTATTACGACAACACTCGTAACTTAATTGCCAGAGTAAAAGTTGAGCCTTCTGATTGTGGTTATTAGGATGCAACATCATTAAGCAAACACTCGGTGCTGCAAAGAAGGCATCTGCTGGCGTACCTGTCGTATACGATTCGGATTAATTTCCGCTACTGCCACTCCTGGTGAGTTGCCAGCGTCAGCTAAAATTACTCCCCAAGGGTCAATAACCATAGCATGACCATGAGTGTAGCGACGTTCATAGTGATTCCCTGTTTGAGCAGGAGCAATCACATAACAAGTGTTTTCGATCGCTCTTGCCTGTAACAAGACTTGCCAATGATCTTTACCGGTAAAAGCAGTAAAAGCTGCCGGAATGAACAAGACATCAGCACCTTGGCGAGATAAATAGCGGTAAAATTCGGGAAATCGCACATCGTAACAGATCGACAGTCCTAATTTACCAAGACGTTCCGAATTATAGATTGTGGGTATTTTCTTACCAGCCATTACCGTACTAGATTCTTGGTAGGTATTACCATCGGGGACATCGACATCGAATAAATGAACCTTTTGATAGTGAGCTACTTCTTGACCATCAGGGGTAACTAAAACTGCTGTATTGTACGCTTTGTTGGGGTTGCCTGATACTGGTACTGGAAAGCCACCACCTAAAATCGTAATTTGAAATCTCTGCGCCATTTTTTTGAGAAATTGCTGAGTTTTTACAGCAATTTCTTTTGCTTGTGCTACTTTATCGACTTCTTTCCCCAAAAAAGCAAAATTTTCTGGCAAACTGACTAATTCTGCCCCTTGGCGTACTGCTAGTTCAATTAATTCTTCGGCTTCAACCAAGTTTTTAACAAGGTCGGGCTTGCTGGTCATTTGAATGGCGGCGGCTAGATATGACTTCATTACAGACTTGATTTGTTGATAATTAGCTTCTCTAGAATATAGCTAAGAGATAAGTTTACAATGCTTATTTACAGAGAAAATCCTTCAGGTAGCAATTCCTCTATAGTTGAATCTTGCCACCCTTGTTTTCCCAAAAAAATAACTTGAGCTTCTTGACCAAATTCCCAGATTACTTGCCTGCAAGCACCACAAGGTGAACAGGGGACATTCTGGCTATTAACTATAGCGATCGCTCTAACCCTTATTGTATCGCTTCTTTCTCCCATTATGGCATTGGCAATCGCATTTCTTTCAGCACACATACTTAGACCATAGGAAGCATTTTCGACATTACAACCAGCAAAAATTTTTCCTGTTTCGGTTAAGACCGCAGCACCAACGCGAAATTGGGAATAGGGAGCATAAGCCTTAGATACAGCTTGAGTTGCAACTTGGATCAGCTTTTGTCGCTCTGATTCGGTTACTGTGGATAGATTCATCGAAAATTGCTTATTTTCCGGCAACAGAAACCATATTTTGCTTAATTCCAGGTCTACCTTTAGCAACCGAAGCCGCTAGAGAATGAAGCATAGTTTCTGTAGTTTCCCAACTAACACAAGCATCAGTAATACTCTGACCATAGACTAATGATTTGCCATTTTGCGATATTGATTGATTGCCAGCAACTAAATGACTTTCAATCATTACGCCCATAATACTAGAAGAACCAGCTTCAATCTGTTGAACAACACTATCCAAAACCAAAGATTGTTTGTTATAGTCTTTGCTACTGTTCCCATGACTACAATCAACCATTAGGCTAGAATTTATCGCTTTTTGTTTGAGAGCATTAGTGGCGGCTGCGATATCGGCAGGCTCATAATTAGGTTTAGTTGAGCCACCTCTTAAGACCAAGTGTCCGTCAGGATTCCCTGTAGTTTTAACGATACTTGCCAGCCCATGTTGGTTGATGCCCAAAAAATGGTGGGATGTCTTGGCAGCGAGCATAGCATTAATAGCAGCAGTAACACTGCCATCAGTACCATTTTTATAACCTACTGGCATCGATAGACCAGAAGCCATTTGGCGGTGAATTTGGCTTTCTGTAGTTCTGGCTCCAATGGCGGTCCAACAGATCAGATCCGCAATATATTGGGGCGTAATCGGGTCGAGTAATTCTGTAGCCGCAGGCAAACCGATATTGGCTAAATCCAATAGTAATTCTCTTGCTGTTCTCAGACCTGTATTAATGTCGTAGCTATTATCTAGATGAGGATCATTGATTAATCCTTTCCAACCTATAGTAGTACGAGGTTTTTCAAAGTAGACTCGCATCACAATTTCTAGCTGCTCCTTAAATTGCGATCGCAATTTAACCAATCTTTGACCATATTCTTTCGCTGCGGCAACATCGTGAATAGAACAGGGTCCAACAACAGCTAAAATTCTGGAATCTTCGCCTGCGAGGATATGACGAATGGAGTCACGAGTCTGAGTGACTAATTTAGCCACCTTTTCTGGCAAAGGAAATTCGCTTTTAATAAATGCTGGGCTTAATAAAGGTCTGGTTTCAACAACGTGTAAGTCGCTGGTAATATCCATATAACTAATATTATTTTTTGTAGAATTTTCACTATGAGAACAGATATAGGGCATTAATACCCAGTAATAACTGCTTAAATATTATTTTATTTTGATAACTTTAAATTCGTTACTACTCCTGAATAGTTTACAGTTTTTTGCGGTAGTAACCTCTATCTAGATAGATAAACTGATAAACTCTGTAAAAAATAAGTTAAGTTTCGCCGCCACAGGTCAAATATAGCAATACAGACTGACATTAGGACACTTATTACTCATTACTCATTACTCGTTACTCATTACTTACGAGCAATCAAATAAACTTTTCCTAATACAACTTTGTACGACTGTAAATATTACAGCTACCCTGGTCAAGTTAATTCTAGTTAGCAATAAAGTAATTCTCAACCACCTCTTGAAATAGTTTGTTCCCTCTAATATTGTCAAAATCAGAGTCTTGTCGACTCATTTCTCGATACTTATTGCGGTCTAAGGTCAATGCCTGTTGTAGATAAGCGATCGCCCGATCAATATTTCCCTGTAGTGCCTGAAAACAAGCTTGATTGTAGCAGGTACTAGCAATACTTGCTCCAGGAATCGGAATTTGTTGCTGATGCTCGGCGAAATTCGCTATTTTTTCATCTTTGCCATCAAATTTTCCTAAAGCCCGATCAAAGCAATTTTCTGCTGCTTCCAAGCATCCTACTAGTTCGAGCATGAAATCTATTTCACTCCAAGCTTTGTAGTATTTGGGCTTAATTTTCATAGCTTGCTCATAACAAGTTAAAGCTGCTTTGTGTTTGCCTAAATTCGCTAAGATTTTACCTCTGCTTAACCATCCTTGGCGATCGCAATCTAGAATTTCCATGGGTTAATTGGTACAGCTTAAATATTGTGCAATTTATAGAAGGTCAACTTTTACTTATTACGCTCGATTTAAATACTTTATGCTACATAAAATATTTTTTTGCTACAAAACTATAACAATCTTGACATCACTTCAACTAACTCAACATCTATCCCTAGAAGCAGCAATTAAGTATATAAATCCCCTACATATTCTCCATAACCGTTATAGGGCAGAGTTTCCTTAATTTCCCAAGATATCCCAGGACCAGAACTAATAAACTTTTCTGTCGCTTGAGACCATCTAGGATGAGGCACATCAGGATTGACATTAGCTTCAAAAGCATATTCATTAGAATCGATAGTATTCCAGTAAGTAGCAGGTTGATTCTCCACAAATTCAATTTTGACAATCGATTTTGCGCCCTTAAAGCCATATTTCCAGGGAGTAACCATGCGAAGCGGTGCGCCATGCTGCTTTGGTAAATCATGACCATAAATGCCCACGGCAAAGAAGGCTAAGTCATTAGCCATTTCTTCAATTCTTAATCCCTCCGTGTAAGGCCAAGGTAAGGAACCAATGTGAAAACCCGGACCTTTAGTAATCTCAGGGTCATAAAAAGAAGTAAAGCGCACGAACTTAGCCTTTGGCGTCGGTTCAACATCTTCCAATAAAGCCTTCATGGGAAAACCCAGCCAAGGCAAGACCATTGACCAAGCTTCTACACAACGAAAACGGTATATTCTTTCTTCTAACGGAAATTTTTGTTTTAAAGTATCAATATCATAGGTACGGGGATTCTTAACTAGGCCAGCTACTTCAACTTTCCAGTTTTCGGTTGGCAACTTTTGAGCGTCAAGCCAGATTTTTTTCGTACCACCAAACTCATAAAAGTTGTTATATTGTGCTGCAACTTTTTCATCGGCAATGGGTCGATCTACTTTGAGAAAGTCAGGATTTTTGGTAAATGACTCGATCTTCGGTAAATTAATGCTTTTTTCCAAAGCCGTCTCAGAGGCAGATTTGCCAATTCCTGAAGTTCCTGATTGACAACCAGCTAGGGGTAAAAGGCTAGCTCCTATACCTGCACCAACAAGAGTTTTAATAAAGCTACGGCGATTGTAATAAAGTCTGGGTGGAGTGATCTGATTTTCTGATATTTCCCACGATTCTGGGACGCGAATTAAAGTCATTACAGAACTAATTAATGAATATATGAGTAATCTATATTGCTGAGAATTAAGATCGGCGGCGTTGCTGATTTGAAACATGAATTTTCTAATGTTACTGTTTTTAGCTATTAGCTTTTAGCCGTTAGCTCTTAGCTTTCAAGAAATTCAATAAGCCACAAATTTAATGATTCATATCTCTATTTAGCAACGCCAGATCGGCAAACACCTTAATTCTAAACAAATATCGTCCAAATCTATTGTTAAAAATGCTATTCAATTCAGAGGAGTTAAACTCAGCCCGTAAATGTTTAGTTGACAAAGTTGTTGAGTATTTTCTGGCACAGGGCGGTGTTGAAGCTATATATATTCAAGGTTCTGTTGCAGCAGGTTCAGCAGACGAATTTTCAGATATTGATTTTCGGATTGTAATTCAGCAAGAAGTTTATGAGCAGTTCATCTTAGAGCGTTTTTCTGCTCCTAAACATTGGGGAGAATGGCTTTTCAACGAATGGGCAAGTAGATCTTGGGTTTGTGTCTCTCACTTTAAACCATTTAACAAAGTTGACGTGCTTTATTTCAAGCCAGAGGAACTTAAGCCTTCACCTTGGTTTTTGCTACCAACTCAAGTAATTTACGATCCTAAAAAATTAGTACAGCAAGTTATTCAACTTTCTCAAGAATCGAAGTTTACTCTGCTGAATATTGAAGACGTTGATAGACTAATAAGCAAAGGTTTAGCCTATGCAGAAGAAGTATACCGTCGAGTTATGCGTGGGGAGCTTTTTTATGCCCAATCTCAATTAGATAGTTTTCGATGGATTCTAATTCAATTCGATGATTACTTGCATCACAGCCTTCCATCATCAGGCTTCGGTTCCCCATCTCACTTCGAACAACGTGGGAGCGAAATGTTGATTGAGGTTATGCAGCTTTCATATACTCTTCTAGAGCAAAAATCCATACTTAAGGCTTTAGGCTTATTACTACAGGCTTATCAAACTCAGGTTGTCGAGCTTCATCAAATATTAATTTTAAAAAGAGATCGAGATCGAGATTTATATTGGATCGATACTATCTTAGAACTATGCAATTCTAATTACTAGGTATTTTTTATTTGTTCGCTTGGAGTGGAATTAATTTTATGTATAATTTTGAATTTTTATGTGCTACGTTGTGATTATGATTATCTTAGGTATTAAACCTTAAAATCAAGATAATCATAATGAACCGTTGGTTAATAAGTTTATTTTTAATTGTTTCTTTCTGGATATTTAGTGCTGCCGAATCTAGTATTGCCCTCACCAATCCAGTTTCTGACCTTACCGAACAACAAATTACTCAAGGGGAAGAAATCGCCAAAAAAGCATTTCGTGCTGCCGAGCAAGGTGATTTTGCCAAGTCAGAATCCTATTGGACAGAACTAGTTGATAAATTTCCCGAAAATCCTGCTGTCTGGAGTAATCGAGGTAATGTTCGTATTGGTCAATACAAATTAACAGAAGCGATCGCTGATTTTGATCGTTCTATTGAAATTGCCCCAGAATACCCTGATGCTTATCTGAATCGTGGTATAGCCTATGAAGGAAAAAAACTTTGGGAGCAGGCGATCGCAGATTACAATCAAGTATTAGAAATTAGCCCTCAAGATCCAGTTGCTTTGAACAATCGGGGAAATGCCAAAGCAGGACAACAAAAGTGGCAGGAAGCTCTGGAAGATTATAGTCAAGCAGGAAACATTGCCCCTAATTTTGCGATCGCACGGGGGAATGCTTCTTTAATGATGTATCAAATCGGCGATCGCCCTGAAGCCATTCGTCAGATGCGTAATCTAGTCCGAAAATATCCCATGTATTCTGATATGCGGGCAGCATTAGCAGCAGCTTTATGGGTAGAGGGACAGCAAGGAGAAGCAGAGAGCAATTGGGTCGCAGCAGTAGGATTAGATAATCGCTATCAGGATTTAGACTGGATTGAAAATATTCGTCGTTGGCCGCCCACAATGGTTCAAGCGCTAGAAAAATTTTTGCATCTAGTAACAAAATAGCTTCATAGAAAATTTCATCTAAGACTTACAGAAAAATTAAGCTGACGTAAATAAAATAGCTACCTCATCATTTTGCTTGCTAATGTGTTCAGAAACAATGATCGGGGAACACTATGTTGGGAAGTCTTGGTAAAATCCAAAATCCTCTACTCAGAATTATCACTGCTGCGAGTACATCATTCGCGATGGCGACTTTAATAGCAGCAGTGGCAATTGGTTTGAATAATCCTAAAGATAAATCAGCTAACCAAGTTGGTGTCTACGCATCTTTGTTGGCATTTATTGCTGGTGCAGGTATTGGTTTAGTAGTTAGAGATAATTCCCAGTCTAGTGTTACCTCAACCAAAAGCCAATCTTCAAGCCAAGATACTGCTCAAAATACTTGGAAAGACTGGCGCGACTTCAAGATTGTCAAAAAAGAGCCAGAGAGTAAAGAAATTACTTCTTTTTATTTTCAGCCAGTAAATGGAGGTGAATTTGCTGATTTTAAGCCTGGTCAATTTTTAACCATTAAGCTTGATATTCCAGAACAAAAACGCCCCATAATTCGTACTTATTCTCTCTCAGACTACCCTCAGCCTACGGACTATTATCGCCTATCGATCAAGCGTGAAAGTTCTCCCAAAGGTTTAGATGTTCCTCCAGGTGTGGCTTCTAACTTTATGCACGATCGCATTAGTGAAGGCTCGATTATTCCTTGTAAACCGCCGAGTGGTAAATTCTACATTGACGTTGATAGCTCTGTTCCTGCGGTACTAATTAGTAATGGCGTGGGAATTACCCCCATGATCAGCATGGCAAAAGCTTCTGCCAGACTAAATCCTGAGCGTCATATTTGGTTCGTTCACGGAGCGCGTAATGGAGAATACCATGCTTGCCGTGAGGAAGTGAATGCAATTACCGAATCTTATCCCAATCTCCATATTCATTATCGCTATAGTCGTCCTCGTCCAGAAGATGAAGGACAATATCATTCACAGGGTTACGCCAATAAGCAATTGTTAGAAGATACCATCATTCCAGAAATTCGTGAGACACATAACGGTTCAGCTAACGCCGTTTATTTCTTATGTGGTTCTCCTGCTTTCATGGAATCTCTGCAAGAAGGATTAGAGGAATTAAATGTACCCGATGACAATGTCTTTACTGAGTCTTTTGGTGGTGGTAAGACTAAAGGCAAATCTCAACCGAAAAGCCAGGAACAGCAAACAGTAACTAGCTCGGAAGTGGTTTTTGCTGATTCAAATAAAACTGCCTCCTGGACACCAGATAACGGTACTTTATTAGAATTTGCCGAAGCCAACGGACTCGATCCTGACTATAGCTGTCGCCAGGGAGTCTGTCAGACTTGTATGTGTCAGTTACAAGAAGGAGAAGTGGAATATATTGAATCCCCCGCTAGTGAACCCGATGAAGGTTCGGTATTAATTTGTATTTCTAAACCTAAGACAGACAAAGTTGTGTTGGATTTGTGAAATACCACAAATAGCAAATAGCAATTAGCAATTAGCAAATTCTTGTACTTTTTGCCAAACTTCTGCAACTAAATTGGGACTAGTGTTATCAAACCAGTTTATTTTCTGGTTTTTTCTAAACCAAGTTCGTTGACGTTTAGCAAATTGGCGAGTGTGAGTAACGGTTAAAGCGATCGCCTGTTGTAAATTAAGATCGCCCGCCAAATATTGTTTAATTTCTGAATAACCTAGAGTATTTAACAAAGGTAAATCGGCACCATATTTATGGCAAAGATAATCCACTTCTTTAACCAGTCCCATCTCAAGCATCTGGTTGGTACGAGTAGCTATTCTTTGATCTAATGCTGCTACATCACAATCTAAACCAATTTGTAAAATAGGATAATTAGGCGGATTTTCGCCCTGTTGTGCGGAAATAGGGATTCCTGTGACATAAAATACTTCTAAGGCTCTTAAAGTTCTAAACTGATCGTTTAAATGAATTTTTTGGGCTGCTGCTGAGTCAACTTGAGATAACCAAGCATGGAGCTGAGTTTGTCCGATAGCCGATAATTGCGATCGCAATTCTGGTTGTGGCGATACTCGGGGAATTTTTAAGCCCTTAGTAATTGAATCTAAATATAACCCTGTGCCACCAACGAGAAGAGGGGGAAAATCTGTTGAAAAATTCTCAATGATTTTTTGAGTTTGCTGTTGATACTCAGCAAGAGTCAAGATCTCAGTCGGCTCGCAGATATCTATCTGATAGTGAGGTACTAACTGTTGTTCCGTTAGGGACGGTTTAGCAGTACCAATATCAAACTCGCGGTATATCTGGCGAGAATCAGCACTAATAATAATTGAATTTAGACGTTGTGCTATTTCTAAAGCCAAACCAGATTTACCGCTAGCAGTCGCACCACAGATAACAATCAGCATATATTTGATAGTTTTAAAAAAGCCACTGTTAAGACTAAAACATTTTGCAGACTTTAGGCTTATAACTACCTGATCGGTGGAATTCCTCTTGCTTTTAGGGAGAAGATTATTAGCCCTAAGCAGCCTCCATAATTACAGATTACTCTTTCTTGGGTCTTGGAGCAGTATCAAAGCTAAGCCAATATTTAGCACCTGAATCCTAGTAATCAGTAATCAGTAAT
This genomic window contains:
- a CDS encoding tetratricopeptide repeat protein, translated to MNRWLISLFLIVSFWIFSAAESSIALTNPVSDLTEQQITQGEEIAKKAFRAAEQGDFAKSESYWTELVDKFPENPAVWSNRGNVRIGQYKLTEAIADFDRSIEIAPEYPDAYLNRGIAYEGKKLWEQAIADYNQVLEISPQDPVALNNRGNAKAGQQKWQEALEDYSQAGNIAPNFAIARGNASLMMYQIGDRPEAIRQMRNLVRKYPMYSDMRAALAAALWVEGQQGEAESNWVAAVGLDNRYQDLDWIENIRRWPPTMVQALEKFLHLVTK
- a CDS encoding 3-deoxy-7-phosphoheptulonate synthase yields the protein MDITSDLHVVETRPLLSPAFIKSEFPLPEKVAKLVTQTRDSIRHILAGEDSRILAVVGPCSIHDVAAAKEYGQRLVKLRSQFKEQLEIVMRVYFEKPRTTIGWKGLINDPHLDNSYDINTGLRTARELLLDLANIGLPAATELLDPITPQYIADLICWTAIGARTTESQIHRQMASGLSMPVGYKNGTDGSVTAAINAMLAAKTSHHFLGINQHGLASIVKTTGNPDGHLVLRGGSTKPNYEPADIAAATNALKQKAINSSLMVDCSHGNSSKDYNKQSLVLDSVVQQIEAGSSSIMGVMIESHLVAGNQSISQNGKSLVYGQSITDACVSWETTETMLHSLAASVAKGRPGIKQNMVSVAGK
- the miaA gene encoding tRNA (adenosine(37)-N6)-dimethylallyltransferase MiaA produces the protein MLIVICGATASGKSGLALEIAQRLNSIIISADSRQIYREFDIGTAKPSLTEQQLVPHYQIDICEPTEILTLAEYQQQTQKIIENFSTDFPPLLVGGTGLYLDSITKGLKIPRVSPQPELRSQLSAIGQTQLHAWLSQVDSAAAQKIHLNDQFRTLRALEVFYVTGIPISAQQGENPPNYPILQIGLDCDVAALDQRIATRTNQMLEMGLVKEVDYLCHKYGADLPLLNTLGYSEIKQYLAGDLNLQQAIALTVTHTRQFAKRQRTWFRKNQKINWFDNTSPNLVAEVWQKVQEFANC
- a CDS encoding tetratricopeptide repeat protein, which produces MEILDCDRQGWLSRGKILANLGKHKAALTCYEQAMKIKPKYYKAWSEIDFMLELVGCLEAAENCFDRALGKFDGKDEKIANFAEHQQQIPIPGASIASTCYNQACFQALQGNIDRAIAYLQQALTLDRNKYREMSRQDSDFDNIRGNKLFQEVVENYFIAN
- the cdd gene encoding cytidine deaminase, encoding MNLSTVTESERQKLIQVATQAVSKAYAPYSQFRVGAAVLTETGKIFAGCNVENASYGLSMCAERNAIANAIMGERSDTIRVRAIAIVNSQNVPCSPCGACRQVIWEFGQEAQVIFLGKQGWQDSTIEELLPEGFSL
- a CDS encoding carbon-nitrogen hydrolase family protein, with product MKSYLAAAIQMTSKPDLVKNLVEAEELIELAVRQGAELVSLPENFAFLGKEVDKVAQAKEIAVKTQQFLKKMAQRFQITILGGGFPVPVSGNPNKAYNTAVLVTPDGQEVAHYQKVHLFDVDVPDGNTYQESSTVMAGKKIPTIYNSERLGKLGLSICYDVRFPEFYRYLSRQGADVLFIPAAFTAFTGKDHWQVLLQARAIENTCYVIAPAQTGNHYERRYTHGHAMVIDPWGVILADAGNSPGVAVAEINPNRIRQVRQQMPSLQHRVFA
- a CDS encoding nucleotidyltransferase domain-containing protein, which produces MLFNSEELNSARKCLVDKVVEYFLAQGGVEAIYIQGSVAAGSADEFSDIDFRIVIQQEVYEQFILERFSAPKHWGEWLFNEWASRSWVCVSHFKPFNKVDVLYFKPEELKPSPWFLLPTQVIYDPKKLVQQVIQLSQESKFTLLNIEDVDRLISKGLAYAEEVYRRVMRGELFYAQSQLDSFRWILIQFDDYLHHSLPSSGFGSPSHFEQRGSEMLIEVMQLSYTLLEQKSILKALGLLLQAYQTQVVELHQILILKRDRDRDLYWIDTILELCNSNY
- a CDS encoding 2Fe-2S iron-sulfur cluster-binding protein: MLGSLGKIQNPLLRIITAASTSFAMATLIAAVAIGLNNPKDKSANQVGVYASLLAFIAGAGIGLVVRDNSQSSVTSTKSQSSSQDTAQNTWKDWRDFKIVKKEPESKEITSFYFQPVNGGEFADFKPGQFLTIKLDIPEQKRPIIRTYSLSDYPQPTDYYRLSIKRESSPKGLDVPPGVASNFMHDRISEGSIIPCKPPSGKFYIDVDSSVPAVLISNGVGITPMISMAKASARLNPERHIWFVHGARNGEYHACREEVNAITESYPNLHIHYRYSRPRPEDEGQYHSQGYANKQLLEDTIIPEIRETHNGSANAVYFLCGSPAFMESLQEGLEELNVPDDNVFTESFGGGKTKGKSQPKSQEQQTVTSSEVVFADSNKTASWTPDNGTLLEFAEANGLDPDYSCRQGVCQTCMCQLQEGEVEYIESPASEPDEGSVLICISKPKTDKVVLDL
- the msrP gene encoding protein-methionine-sulfoxide reductase catalytic subunit MsrP — protein: MTLIRVPESWEISENQITPPRLYYNRRSFIKTLVGAGIGASLLPLAGCQSGTSGIGKSASETALEKSINLPKIESFTKNPDFLKVDRPIADEKVAAQYNNFYEFGGTKKIWLDAQKLPTENWKVEVAGLVKNPRTYDIDTLKQKFPLEERIYRFRCVEAWSMVLPWLGFPMKALLEDVEPTPKAKFVRFTSFYDPEITKGPGFHIGSLPWPYTEGLRIEEMANDLAFFAVGIYGHDLPKQHGAPLRMVTPWKYGFKGAKSIVKIEFVENQPATYWNTIDSNEYAFEANVNPDVPHPRWSQATEKFISSGPGISWEIKETLPYNGYGEYVGDLYT
- the hemF gene encoding oxygen-dependent coproporphyrinogen oxidase yields the protein MTAIDTNSTKKSQPSTPPADSKERVSQFMKQLQDEICAGLEQVDGGGKFREDSWEREEGGGGRSRVLSDGGILEQGGVNFSEVWGSHLPPSILKQRPEAEGHGFYATGTSMVLHPYSPYIPTVHLNYRYFEAGPVWWFGGGADLTPYYPFAEDAAHFHRSFKAACDRHNPEYHPVFKRWCDEYFYLKHREETRGVGGLFFDYQDGTGELYKGPHPNKAAAEYSKQLGEIEHRNWSDLFGFIQDCGKTFLPAYLPIIERRKDIEYGEQQRNFQLYRRGRYVEFNLVYDRGTIFGLQTNGRTESILMSLPPLVRWQYNYQPEPNTPEAELYETFLKPQDWVNWQTSQSQQKDEG